The Pseudomonadota bacterium genome includes the window CAGGTAGAACTTGCACGTCGTCTGGGCGTGTCTTACCCTCGTCTGAATGAAATTATTAAGAGCAGGCGTTCGGTAACTCCGGATACCGCATTGAGACTATCACGTGTTTTGGGTATGTCTGCGGATTTCTGGCTGGGTTTACAACAGGATTGGGATCTTTGGCATGCTATGAACCGTCCTGAAGCAAAACAAATTGATCGACTGAAACCAATTGCCAGGGATCAACATTCTTTTACATAATCGGGTAAACGAGTGTTGGGGCCCTTTGCATGTGTAGTTTATGGTCTAAATATTACATATAATTATGAGTATGAACACTGCTTAACTATATTTATCCTATTTGTGCCATCTAAACACTTAAACATAAAAGGCGTTATATATTAAAGACGAAAAAGCCCAATTTATCACAATTCAAAATGTGATAATAATTTCTTCTGCGATCTTTGGCCGATGAAGAGAACTTATTATCAATCATGAAAGGAAAATATTATGAATTTACCGGATTATATAACTGTTGATGAAGTAAAGCGGGTTTGTAAGGAAATGGGAATTCGTGACTGGACTGATATCAAGGATTCAAATATTTCTGAAAAAGAGGCGGCCACGATACTCAATATGGTGAATACCCAGAAAATGAACATACCCCTTGAGGCTTTTATAAAAGGTTTGGAAGTTGAGTTGGAACATGGGACAAGATTTGAGGACGCAAATGTAACAAACAATCACCCGATTTTAACAGGCAAGATAGTTATCGCCCACCTCAAAGAGATGATGGATTATTATGAAAGACTTGAGGTTGCTGAAATAGAGGGAGATTTATTGAAGGCAATCTTGTCAAAAAATATGGATAAAATTTTGTCAAAATACAAAATGCTTATAGAAGCTCAAAATTTGCTGAATAAATCGGTTGATACCCAATTGAAGTAACCGATCTATACCCAAACAGAACAGATTTATGGCAATTGCTATAAATCTGTTAATACTTCGCCAGGCAGCCTGGCATATAAATGTTATAGGGCTTTTGAAGCCCCGAAACTGCTGTTTTTCCCGTATTTGATTCCAAGCTTGTCCATTTTGCATCTTAATGTACTGGGGTGTATTCCGAGAATATCTGCTGTTCCTCCTGGTCCGTTAATTTTCCCTTTTGTTACTTCCAGCACTTTTTGAATATGACGGGCATTGATCTCGCTTAGCGTGAGCATTCTGCCATCCGAGCTGGCAAGTTCAGGTGTATCCTCAACCTGAGAGAAAATGGAATGGCCAAAATTCAATAAACCGCCATTATATTGTATCAGCGCCCTTTCAACCATATTTTCCAGCTCCCGCACGTTCCCTTTCCACGGATAATCCATAAGCCGCTCAATAGCACCGGGTGCTATTGGGGGAATGCCGCGCAAATTTAATTCTCTTGATTTACGTTTCAGGAAATGTTCAACAAGCTCGGGAATATCGGATTTTCGCTGCCTTAAAGGGGGAATTACAATCGGAAATATGCTCAGTCTGTACCATAAATCTTCCCTGAATCTATTCTTTGCAACCATGTATTCCAGGTTACGGTGAGTAGCAGCTATAATGCGGGTATCAACCTGGATCGTTTTAGCTCCTCCTACACGTTCCAGCTCCTTTTGCTGGATAACCCGTAACAATCTGCTTTGTGCCTGAATAGGTAAATCTCCAATCTCATCTAAAAAGATTGTCCCTCCGTGTGCACGTTCAAACCGTCCCCGTTTTTGATTAATAGCGCCTGTAAATGCACCTTTTTCATGTCCGAAAAGTTCACTGTCTATAAGTCCTTCGGGAATAGCACCACTGTTAACTTTTATAAACGGGCCGTCTTTTCGGGGTGAAGAATAATGGATGGCATTAGCTATGACTTCCTTTCCTACACCGGTTTCCCCCAAAAGTAGTACAGGGTTATCTCTTGGAGCGACCTGATGAACCATATCCATGACGTTTTTCAGACCTGATTCCGCTCCAACAATTTCTTCGCCGGATAATTGCCGCAGTTCACTGATAAGATATTGATTTTCATCAGCCAGCATATCCTTTAATTTGAGGACATCCTCATGCCTTAATGCATTAGATAATGCAACTGCAAAAGGGTCATGAAGCAAAGTAAGCAGTTCAGCATGCGAATCTGAATATCTTTCTTTTCCCGCCGCTCTCATAACCAAAGATCCCGTCTTGACACCATCTGTCAATAAAGGTAAAACCATAAGAGATGAATCAGGATAACCTAAAAAGTTCGATAAATTAATTAGTTCCATCTTATTAATTTTAATAACTTTTTTTGGTGTGAAATCCTGTTTGTCAAGCCTGTTTCTGACAACCTTGGGGATTGGAATGATGGCATCCATTTTTTTTACACCTGAATGATCAGCAATGGCTATGGCTCTTAGCCCTCCTACATCTTTATCAAGTAAAGCCAGCCACATTTCATCCAGGGGGATAAAATCTTTTAGATATTGAAAAGAATGCATTAAAGCTCGATCAATTTCAAGACTTCCGCATATGCGAATAGTAACCTGATGAAAAAAGTCTTTTTCGTTTATGTTCATTTCATGCTCGCTTGTTCTGTGTTTAATATTTTATAAAGTTTTCTATATAAAACTACTGTATTTTGAATAACGTACACTATATTTCTAAATATAGAAACTAAATTTCTAAATACAGATTAATTGCTTTTTATTCTATCGAATTTCTCTATTATTATGG containing:
- a CDS encoding sigma 54-interacting transcriptional regulator, encoding MNINEKDFFHQVTIRICGSLEIDRALMHSFQYLKDFIPLDEMWLALLDKDVGGLRAIAIADHSGVKKMDAIIPIPKVVRNRLDKQDFTPKKVIKINKMELINLSNFLGYPDSSLMVLPLLTDGVKTGSLVMRAAGKERYSDSHAELLTLLHDPFAVALSNALRHEDVLKLKDMLADENQYLISELRQLSGEEIVGAESGLKNVMDMVHQVAPRDNPVLLLGETGVGKEVIANAIHYSSPRKDGPFIKVNSGAIPEGLIDSELFGHEKGAFTGAINQKRGRFERAHGGTIFLDEIGDLPIQAQSRLLRVIQQKELERVGGAKTIQVDTRIIAATHRNLEYMVAKNRFREDLWYRLSIFPIVIPPLRQRKSDIPELVEHFLKRKSRELNLRGIPPIAPGAIERLMDYPWKGNVRELENMVERALIQYNGGLLNFGHSIFSQVEDTPELASSDGRMLTLSEINARHIQKVLEVTKGKINGPGGTADILGIHPSTLRCKMDKLGIKYGKNSSFGASKAL